The following proteins are co-located in the Streptomyces sp. NBC_00435 genome:
- a CDS encoding LCP family protein — MGLLLRRISRTCEVSPVPQPHRPTRPALPAARSGGPSRADGQVRRRSDRPRWGVRIAAGLSVVVLGSGAIGHAVMTGLDTGIQRVDPFKDMKNRPQAGHGVNFLLVGTDGRDKITAEEKREYRLGGAPCHCTDTVMLVHLSADRARASVISLPRDSYVELPAHLDETDGKPHGPHPVKLNAAYAEGGPNLTVRTVENMTRVKIDHYLEVDFTSFMRTVDAMGGVEICTAKTMHDPNTGLDLLPGTHRLSGGQALQYVRSRHVDGASDLGRMQRQQRFIAALIKQATGGGVLLNPVKFKEVSSTLLGSVRADKGFGSEQMLALGQAMRDFTPSSSEFASVPIGNASFPVKGLGSTVKWDEGKAAKLFEALRDDRPLAPAPAPGRAAHQPPAVPVDVAPQQVRVQVENGTRIDGLGTRVDSALRATGFDTTRAPGNGASREVKRTVITYDPRWDRSARTVSTALPGSELRAVPGQGRTVVVIAGADYRKVVAVRAEDPYQGEFGVVTGDQVVCAK; from the coding sequence ATGGGCCTACTGCTCCGAAGAATCAGCCGAACGTGCGAGGTGTCCCCCGTGCCCCAGCCGCACCGTCCCACCCGACCCGCCCTGCCCGCTGCCCGGTCCGGCGGGCCGTCGCGGGCCGACGGTCAGGTCCGGCGCCGGTCGGACAGACCGCGCTGGGGGGTCCGGATCGCGGCCGGCCTGTCGGTGGTCGTCCTGGGCTCCGGGGCCATCGGGCACGCCGTGATGACCGGGCTGGACACCGGAATCCAGCGGGTTGACCCCTTCAAGGACATGAAGAACCGCCCGCAGGCCGGGCACGGGGTGAACTTCCTGCTCGTCGGCACCGACGGCCGCGACAAGATCACCGCCGAGGAGAAGCGCGAGTACCGCCTCGGCGGTGCGCCCTGCCACTGCACCGACACCGTCATGCTGGTCCACCTCTCGGCGGACCGGGCCCGGGCCAGTGTGATCAGCCTCCCCCGCGACAGCTACGTGGAACTGCCCGCGCACCTGGACGAGACCGACGGGAAGCCGCACGGGCCCCACCCGGTGAAGCTCAACGCCGCGTACGCCGAGGGCGGGCCCAACCTGACCGTGCGCACGGTGGAGAACATGACCCGCGTGAAGATCGACCACTACCTGGAGGTCGACTTCACCAGCTTCATGAGGACGGTCGACGCCATGGGCGGCGTGGAGATCTGCACCGCCAAGACCATGCACGACCCCAACACGGGCCTCGACCTGCTCCCCGGCACCCACCGGCTGAGCGGCGGCCAGGCCCTGCAGTACGTGCGCTCGCGCCATGTCGACGGGGCCTCGGACCTCGGCCGGATGCAGCGTCAGCAGCGGTTCATCGCCGCCCTGATCAAACAGGCCACCGGCGGCGGGGTCCTGCTCAACCCCGTCAAGTTCAAGGAGGTCAGCTCCACCCTGCTGGGCTCGGTGCGGGCCGACAAGGGCTTCGGCTCGGAGCAGATGCTGGCGCTCGGGCAGGCGATGCGCGATTTCACCCCGTCCTCCTCGGAGTTCGCCTCGGTGCCCATCGGCAACGCCTCGTTCCCGGTCAAGGGGCTCGGCTCCACGGTGAAGTGGGACGAGGGCAAGGCCGCGAAGCTCTTCGAGGCGCTGCGGGACGACCGCCCGCTGGCCCCGGCGCCCGCCCCCGGCCGGGCGGCGCACCAGCCGCCGGCGGTGCCGGTGGACGTGGCTCCGCAGCAGGTGCGGGTGCAGGTGGAGAACGGCACCCGGATCGACGGGCTGGGCACCCGGGTGGACTCGGCGCTGCGCGCCACCGGTTTCGACACCACTCGTGCTCCGGGGAACGGCGCGAGCCGCGAGGTCAAGCGCACGGTGATCACGTACGACCCGCGCTGGGACCGGTCGGCCCGTACGGTCTCCACCGCGCTGCCCGGCAGCGAGCTGCGGGCCGTGCCGGGGCAGGGCCGGACCGTGGTGGTGATCGCGGGCGCGGACTACCGCAAGGTGGTGGCGGTCCGCGCGGAGGACCCGTACCAGGGCGAGTTCGGTGTGGTCACCGGTGACCAGGTGGTGTGCGCGAAGTGA
- a CDS encoding glycosyltransferase family 2 protein: MPAQQPAVSVIMPVLNEERHLRDSVRHILGQEYGGEMEVVIALGPSTDRTDEIAAELVRETASSERARVHTVPNPTGRTPAALNAAIQASRHPIVVRVDGHGMLSPNYIATAVRLLEETGAQNVGGIMHAEGENAWEDAVAAAMTSKIGVGNAAFHTGGEAGPAETVYLGVFRREALEAAGGYNVEFIRAQDWELNFRIREAGGLIWFSPELKVQYRPRPSVRALAKQYKDYGRWRHVVARYHAGSINLRYLAPPAAVCAIAAGLVVGAAVTPWAFAVPAGYLAAIAAGSVPAGKGLSLKARAQIPVALATMHMCWGFGFLTSPRSLAAKVIASRRPSVRRDPAGR, encoded by the coding sequence ATGCCCGCCCAGCAGCCCGCAGTTTCGGTGATCATGCCGGTACTCAACGAGGAGCGCCACCTGCGCGACTCGGTCCGCCACATCCTCGGACAGGAGTACGGGGGTGAGATGGAGGTGGTGATCGCGCTCGGGCCGTCCACGGACCGCACCGACGAGATCGCCGCCGAGCTCGTACGCGAGACGGCGTCCAGTGAACGAGCCCGCGTCCACACCGTGCCGAACCCCACCGGCCGCACCCCCGCCGCCCTCAACGCGGCCATCCAGGCCTCGCGCCACCCGATCGTGGTGCGCGTGGACGGCCACGGCATGCTCTCCCCCAACTACATCGCCACCGCGGTCCGGCTCCTGGAGGAGACCGGGGCGCAGAACGTCGGCGGCATCATGCACGCCGAGGGCGAGAACGCCTGGGAGGACGCCGTCGCCGCCGCGATGACCTCGAAGATCGGCGTCGGCAACGCGGCCTTCCACACCGGCGGCGAGGCCGGTCCGGCCGAGACCGTCTACCTCGGTGTGTTCCGCCGCGAGGCCCTGGAGGCCGCCGGCGGGTACAACGTGGAGTTCATCCGCGCCCAGGACTGGGAGCTGAACTTCCGCATCCGCGAGGCCGGCGGACTCATCTGGTTCTCGCCGGAGCTCAAGGTCCAGTACCGTCCGCGGCCCTCCGTGCGGGCGCTCGCCAAGCAGTACAAGGACTACGGGCGCTGGCGCCACGTGGTGGCCCGCTACCACGCGGGCTCCATCAACCTGCGCTACCTCGCCCCGCCGGCCGCCGTCTGCGCGATCGCGGCAGGCCTGGTCGTCGGCGCGGCCGTCACCCCGTGGGCCTTCGCGGTCCCGGCGGGCTACCTCGCGGCGATCGCCGCCGGGTCGGTCCCGGCCGGCAAGGGCCTCTCGCTCAAGGCCCGTGCGCAGATCCCCGTGGCCCTGGCGACCATGCACATGTGCTGGGGCTTCGGCTTCCTGACCAGCCCGCGCTCGCTGGCCGCCAAGGTCATCGCGAGCCGCCGCCCGTCGGTGCGCCGGGACCCCGCCGGGCGCTGA